One segment of Bacteroidia bacterium DNA contains the following:
- a CDS encoding acyl carrier protein, with protein MNKEELIEQLKVQIIEVLNLDGISGADIDAEAPLFVEGLGLDSIDALELIVLLEKEYGVKIENSADARKIFSSVSNIAQYILDNKK; from the coding sequence ATGAATAAGGAAGAACTTATTGAGCAACTAAAAGTACAAATTATTGAGGTATTGAATCTCGATGGAATCTCCGGTGCCGACATTGATGCAGAGGCGCCTTTGTTTGTTGAAGGCCTTGGTTTAGACTCCATCGATGCCTTGGAACTAATCGTTTTGCTAGAGAAAGAATACGGTGTAAAAATTGAAAATTCAGCCGATGCTAGAAAGATATTTTCTTCCGTTAGCAACATCGCCCAATATATTTTGGATAATAAAAAATAA